The nucleotide sequence taaatcctagtagatataggaatatcttttatattcctattaagagttgattacctattaagagttgtaatcctagaAAGGTAAggattttacctatcctactactataaataaaggcacaatggggcaatacaacacacacctcacaattaaatctctctcttatCTCTTGCTACCGCCGTCCCTTCCTTCTCTATTCCTTTAGAATAGCTTagttaaataggcctacaacacgttattagcaTGTTCTTGCCAGAAGCTGAGGAACTGACTAATCGTAGGAGGAAGCTATCTTCCACAAAATCCAAAGGCTCTTATTTGTTTTCTGCTAATCAGGTacacttaaaataaaggaagatatttgaaatgtcCACAAAGCATgcaaacattccccatgatgcatgaacccctctatgtttatattttccttataatatatatattgtatatgtttcatatatttgtcaataatatgtttcatgcattacacaattaaattgctatgtggaattgtgagtcaaggaatataaataaattagaagcaatttagtgtttttaaccCTAGAActcgaaaaaaaaacaaacaaaaaaaaaaggaaaaatttgggaatttttttttacggCACCACTATGCTGGCTTGAAGCCTAGCCATGTGATGACAAACCCTTGGGAAGACATCGTTTCGATGTCCCTGGACCATGTGTGCAACCCTCTAGGCTTGTTGCATCTCTTAGACCCAACCATGCTTTGGCCTGGATTGTATGCTAACACAGGCCTGCAACCTCAATCCAATCCAGCCCAAACTCACATGCTAGAAGCATGCTGGGCTTGTCCCCTGACACAAGCCTGAAGCCCCAATCCACTCAAGCTTATTTCAGCACAGCCCGTAGCTTGCTGGGCTTGACCATGCCACAGCCCGTGACACTAGAAGCCAGCCTAAATGGCTAGGCTTGTCCCTGCGGCCTAAAACTAAAACCCAGTTGCGACTAGGGTTTCCTCGCACACCCGCAAGCCTTTGGGCTTGCCCTGTGCACATGACCTGGCCCAAAATGCCAACAGCTTTGCTATTGGGCTTCCCACCCACTTTCCCGAGGCCCAATATGCCTACAGCCAAACCTGCAGGGCCCTTGTCCcatattattttgcttccatGATCGACCCCGTttggtcccgatctattgaattaattaaaaccgacttgcagtccattaatctgattatgaatataaaattattgacctgaagatcacttttggacattaacgattcaataatttatttttatactttgaactgttgacatactttcgtagtcccCAAGCTCCCACACTTGGGTTCCCAaagaaactcaaatccactacaccaTATTGCATTCTATGTTTCTTGCACGAACCTCTTCTTTATGAACTAATCATTCataaaaactaaattgaacctgtagtttcatatttagtgcctttgaaacctgaagttttcattcaaaacttaccacatgaaacttGTAGTTTTCATgtataaattaaaccaatacatgtctttagaacctgaatgttctacgatatatgtctatggatCACCATATGATTAATCATGTTTTTTGTACCCTtcgttttagggacatgtcgaacttgaacaagctcaatTTCACCGCTCTAGAAGTATCTGGAAGAAATTACCTGAAGTGGTTTCAAGACTTGAAGCTCCATCTTACTGCTATAGTCGTTCGGACTTTAGATGTTAAACtagatcccttccgtccaaatcaggatgaggaagagatcttggaacccgaagttccttacctaagtgcaattggggctttattgtatttgTCTCAATGCATTAGACCCAACATTTTCttcgttgttaatcttttggctagatatAGCAATGCGCCTACATGCAagcactggaatggtgttaaagacattttctgcTACCTCAAGGGCATTACGGATTTAGGCTTGTTCTATACCCGTGAATCTTCAAGCATTACCGCCCCCCTCAGTTCTTGGATTGATTCTCACCTTGTTGGTTACGCAGATGTTGGATATATGTCTGACCCACATAGGGCATATTCTCAAACAggctatgtctttaccgttggagacatCGCTATATCATAAGGGTttaccaagcaaacgctagttgcgacttcTTCGAACAATGCTGAGATTTTCGCCTTGCATGAAGCATTGCGTGAgtgtttttggttgagagcagttatGAAACATATTCGAAACACTAGTGATCTTACTTCCATCGTTGGCCTTtctacgacgatctttgaagacaatacagcatgtatcgagcagttaaagaatggatacatcaagggagacaacaccaaacacATAATGCCGAAAttcttttattctcaccagCAACAGCAGCATCAAcgcattgaagtcaagcaaatccgttcccaggacaacctagccgatctctttaccaagtcaTTACCCAAGTttacttttcagaagctcgtccaaggaatcggtatgtgtaaattatctgagttgaatcgcttgtatttctcttattttaaagttatgtctaactcaggggaAGTATCCAGAAACATACTCACttaatcttaatgtactatttttcctatgattatgagcatttttcccattggatttttgctacctaacaaggttttgatgaggcacccatcttgggatgatcatactccattgAGTTCACTATTTTCGTCTTGTTTGATGTTTGatgtttgttttagacattatgcatacttctcacttttcttcttagtctatgggtttttctcccatcttgggttttaccatagcgaggttttgtgagttttactaccaatgcatactttctttgaATTTGAGACTTTATTCACCTGTTGtgtcgacgacttcatcaattgttctaccttatctgctgaagatatgatgtgatggtttgttgagtatttatacacttaagggggagtgttggagtcatatttagaataggaatgtgattgtgtaaattctagtagatctaggaatatctcttatatttctattagaagttgattacctattaagagttgtaatcctaaaagggtaaggattttacctatcctactactataaataaagacacaatagggtgatacaacacacacctcacaattaaatctctctcttctctcttacTACCGCCGGCCCCCTCCCTCTTTATTTCCTTAGAGTATCTCAGTTAAATAGGCCAACTACATGATCACCCATTTTTCTAGTAatattctctcttcttttttattttttttaaacagcaATCAGTAATATTATTAGAACATAATGGATTTGGGCTTTTTATAGCCAATCCGGGCACAATACAACTCAACAACGGAAGCCTACccaaaaactaaaatatttgATAACAGCAGCTGTGAATAGTCAGAATAGTggtggatgaagtggaagaaatGGCGATGATGATGCAGTGGTGCGGCGCAGCGGCGAGGCGGGTGCTGATGGCGGAGCAGCGCGCCCTCTTCAcaacctcctcctcttcctccctGGCAGCAGCAGCAATTGCAAAAGCAAATGTGCTTGGGGCGCCGATGCTGTGCGGGCGAGGAGacaagaagacgaagaaagggAAGCGATTCAAAGGGTCGTTCGGAAACGCTCGGCcgaagaaggagaagaggatCGAGCGCATTAAGGACAAGGTTGAGGTCCCCAGGTCCACCCCTTGGCCTCTCCCTTTCAAGCTCATctgaaattttcaatttttcactctcttttttCTTAGGGTTTTAGCTCCATATATGTAATGTCGAACTCCCTAATTTTAAGTGTTTATGTCATGCCTTGTTATCAAATGGaggcatttttattttatgtcaaTGCATATTTCTGGTATATATGTTTCTattgttaatttgtttgtttgatgggTGTTATAATTTTGTTGTCTAAAACCACAAATGCATGAtaatatttgaaattttgattgaGAGAGCTACTTACAATGGGCAGACATGAGCGTGGGCAGACATGAGCGTGTGTGCTCCCCCGCTTCGAATCCCCCTCCCCGTAGTTTAGATTGGATTAGGATGTTGCTGGAGCTACTTAGAATGGAAATGTAGGGACTTATACTGTTTAACTGTGCTATTCATTCTTATTGGGGTTAAGAATGAAAATGGTGATTGCTGAATTAGTAGGGATTTGATCTGCATACGGTGAAGTACTTCCTTTTCTCAGGAGCCTTTAGCaggggattagggtttaggggttctAACTTCGGGTTCTGTGGTGAACTTGTAAATTCTATTCTCATAGTGTGTATTTTCAGTATATAATCTTATAAGACCATGTTTCACTTACTTGCTTGAGTAACTTCGAAGATATCTAGAAATAGATTGAAGCAATTTTGTTGGAGTGGAACTGACAAAAAGAGATGAGTGCAATACTAGGCGGAAATATTGAACTAGGTAGATACATTAGAGTTTGGACTGGTGGGTGCAATGTGAGTGTAGCATATAAGGATGGTTTGTGCTTTTGATACGATGGACACCAACTATTTACTTCAAAATGCTTTATGCATAGGATTAGGTGTCATGAGTTATGATATTCAGTTTGTTGTGTGCGGGGTGAAAACGCATTGTGGTTCAATTTGTGACACTAGCTGCATGCCGATGGTATTATTCCAAACATTGGTATGATTGTATACGGATAATAGTGGTTATGGTAGAGCTTAGTTGCCATGGtatttttcctaattgtttAGTCAATTTGCTAGATAAATGTTGCTAATTGATTTATAATGCTAATTTTGATAGAAAGCTAGCGACTTCATGCTTATCCCCAAATCATTTTGACTCTTGCTAGACATTGAGGGAAAACCTTATAGGTATCTTTGGTTTTCGGAGTACCAATTGTGGATTGCCGGATGGTTCATAAATTGGTAAGGAAATAAATGATAGGGCATGATCATAGAGCATCTGATACCAAAAACCTTTCCATCTTTGTAGCTGATGCCCTGGAGCCATAATCGCAGCTTAAATCGGAAAATATAATGTTATTTACACATGGTGTGGTGTATTATAGCAGTGTCAAACAGAACATTTGACGTTTATTTTGCGTACTTGTTGATTAACATTTTCATTGTTCTCTGTCGTTTGCAACTGCTTTGTCAACTCCACTGCTAGCTCTGCAATTATGCAGAGTCCGATGATAGAATAAGTGAAGCCAAACATGATAGTCACGACACCAACTGGCGATGCTAGAGGATAATATTTGCCTTCTCTTCGAGGTTCAGTTGCAAGCCTAAATCCAGTTTTGATTGCCCATGCCAGCATGACCATTGCGATGATACTCACAACTATGCGGCTGACAATGCATATCGTCTTCAGCTTCCCTGCTGCATCATTAGGAATCGAGTAAGATGAGAAGTTCAGATGAATGaaatttcattaattagttTTGGAAGGCGTTAATTTAACTATCCTGGTTTCATACATCCCCGCCCCTCCTCTAGGCTCTCTCTCCTCACTCTCTCATCATAtgatgagagagagtgaggagagCAGGTGCATGAAACCGTTGTGTAAGTTTCCTCCTAGCCTGAAACTAACACCTTCTGCTTTGTATTAAGTTCTCGTTTTCGGTGTTGGTTGCGTTACCTTGAGCTTGAGGTTTCCTGGACTCCTCCTGCCTCTTCTGCAATTGTTCTGAGAGTTTCATAACCAAGTTTGCTAGTAAAGGAAGACCAGCAGCCAAAAACAAGAAACCGAGAACTATAGTTAGAACTCCGACGCAGAATGCCCAATTGTTCGACTCCCGCTTTATCCCCGGCGTGTCTGCAACTCCAGATTCGGACCAAATGGTCCACAGGAACAGAAGTACCATGACAAGAGACGTCAGCACAGAAAACAATGTTGCACATAGGGTTTTGGCATCTCCGCTGGGCTTCCACCCGAAGGCTCTTATGCCTTCTTCCTCCATCTTCGGCTGCCGGACGGAGTTGGAAGAGAGGAGAAGAAAAACAGAGAAGAAACAGAAGAAATGGTTTTGGCACTGAGAAACTAAAGTGGGTTTTTTGTATATGGGTCAGCCGAGATAAGTGGGGGTTAGTTGGGTCATCACATaattcaaaaataaacaaacatgaAAGCGATGGTGGTAATTAACCATGAATTATCACCCAATTTATGAGTAAAATACCCTGTTCCCTCTTGGCTTTGTTTTGATTGGGCGTTACCATGGGAGAGTTTGAACGGAGACACAATGAGTTGAAGAATACGGGTATACTCTATCCGCCACAATGATCCACCACTTGCTATTGGTTGTTGTCAGTAAACACGAGTCATTAgtaatgaaaagaaagaaaataacatattaggaTTATGTGCCAAATTTCACCATTAAAGGAAAGAGACTATGTATTAGGAGGAGCCTTAACAATTTAATTACGTTTTCCACAATGATAGCactttgaaattgaaattgagaCGTCTCATCTTCAAATTTTGAGTTATTGTTTTCCATGCCAATTTCAAAGTTATTTCAATATTAATTAAAACCCAAGGTAATGTCAAATATTAATTATAACATCATGTCCTACTCACCCTTCTAATTCAATGGTGTAATGATGCTGATTAGTCATAATTAGTGGAAGTCGAGTTCGAGTTCAAGCTTATAATCAGCAGCAACACTCTCCTCAGTCTCGTGGGCGTTTCGGCTGGGCGGATGATCGTTCAATCGAAGAAACACATACCAAATGAGGTCCTAAGTCGTACCTCTACGCGAGTATGTGCGACGAGATTTTTCTAACAAAGAGACAGATTTCGAAATGACAGACCGCTGCCTCGGCATTTTAATTTGCAATTTTATGAAGGCGAATTCCAGATCCGGAAGTTCATACGGACCAAAATCACTAGATTCACTACTGGAAATGCATGCCTAGAACCCAACCTATCAAACAAATGTacatgtatgtgtgtatgtgtgcgcgcgcgcgcgAGCGCACGTGTGTGGACGTAGCACAAGTACATGCACTCGTGCACCCACACTACATGACTCCAACTGCAGGTCTAGTACTTGCACACCAGTGATAACTCAGTTCAGGGAATCCAAATTACATGAACAGGAGAAACTTGTTCATATCAAGCGTCACGCTTAATCCAATCCTGATCCTGCAGCATATGCCGCATTGTACAAAAACACCAAACACACCTTGAAAAGGAGATACTAAGCATTTAAAAGTATTCAAAGCTTAAATCCGTCATTTGCTTAAGCAACATGTCACACATGCTGGCCTCAATAATTATCTTCATCATCATAGTCACTCTCCATCTTGATCTGCATCGTTAAAAACTAAGAGACATCAACATATAAcatcatattatttttttttttattagaatgAATTAAGAAGAAAAGCATTGCACGACCGGGGAACGCTTCATGCGTGTTAAAATGGGAAACACATTGCTACACAAAATTCTCAACAACATAACCCAAATAAGTACTTTACACTTGTTTAAGGAAAtaatctctctccctccttcctCCTCTAGTCCTTTGTTTTCTGCCCCCATCTCCCTCCGTCTCCTTTCTCAATCAGTTTCCTAATTCTCGAAGCTAGCGCCATCAAAACTTCACAAGAAGAACTACTGCCAAGGACTTGTAGTCACTATGGGCTTCAATAACAAGAGCCCTTATGCCTATGTTCAACTTCATGCACACACACTTGCAAATTGGTGGAATTATTGAATATCTTGATTATATTTCAGGGTCTTCTACTTTCCAATTTCCCTCCCGTTAATCCTTCTCTTTGTTTCCGTTGCTTTAACTCTGTTTGGGttcatatcattttttttctttcttccttgttCTATTTTCACTCCCTCTTCACTTTCTGTGTACAAATTTGCAGTGTACAAATTTGCTTCCTTCAATTTTTCAAGATTAAGCAGGAGTTGATGCAAGATGAGTaacaaagaaaactaaattttCAGTGTAGTACTATAATCCCCTTGCAATCAACAGTGTCACAATTTGGGTGTATAAAATCGATCTGAAGACTGGTTCATATTGAACTAAAAGAGGTGgaaaaataagattttgaatTTGTGGATGGTAGAAGAACAAGACTGTTTTGGTAGCACAAGATTTGTGATTTCCTATTAAAATTACAATGAGGCTACAAGCTGTGCTTTTACTACACAAATCACTTtagctatttatttatttattggaaGTAGGAAGGAGGAAAATGTCAGTCTAGTGAAGATGTCACTAATCTGTTAAGAAATGGCGAGTTGACAAAATGTGGCACTCGTCAtgtaaaaattagaaagaaggGAAGTGTGATTCTCAGTCTCGGAAGAAAGGGTGAAAACTCAAGAAAGCCAATGAACTGAGTATCCACACTGAAAAGAGTTAAAGAAACCACAACGAATAACacatatcaagtatataattaaAATGCTCACCTTTATTTATTGTGAAGAAAAACATTTGAATTTTAGTCATTATCCTCTTTTCCATAGTCGTATACTATCTCAATCTGCATTAAACAACAAATACCACCATGGTTAAACCCGTTCCAGGTGCAGTATTGTTCCAGGAGGGAATAGCATGATAAACAGGAACAATGCAAAGCcaagaatttttttaaaaagtaagTAACTTTCTACTTGCAATAGGAAGCCACCATTTTGTTGGAGACTGACAATAGTAAtattaaaccaaaaaaatcgtaattaagaaaacaaattagTGCTCTAAAGGATCCTTTAAAACTTGACCAATAACAGTATTCTATCTTTCTGAATGAAATAAAGAATGATGGTAGAACGTCAGTTAAAACAAATTAGTGGGTAACTAAGAAAACTCTCAAGGATCCATTTTTTAAGACTGGGCAATAACTGTACTCTTATCTTCCTGAATGAAATAAAGGATGAtgataaaacgtaaaaaataaaagcaaaaagtCAAGCAAGACAAATTAAACTCTTAGTTTTGAGTACTCATCTAGAAATGATAATTATGCCAGCTATTATACGACTGTAACATATGAGAATACTTGTCCAATTCCACTTTTGCCCTCTGGTTAGAAAACGAATGCATGACTAGTTTACTAGACACAAAGTAAACATAAAACACAACACAACAAGTGAATCAAAAGCAagtaagaaaatgattgaaaacaaatGTAGATATCCTCAAAATAGATGTGAACAAGTAATACTCAAAAGAACAATGATAAACTGAAGAAtgagttttaataaaattacCCCAGCCGGTGGAGTAGGATTCCGGTGAAACTTTGAACCACCGGGGGCCCAAGGAACTGCACAGACAAGATGGAGAGAGGAGAAGATGAGACCATATATAAAAACCATTAGTAAAAACATAATCTGGGAAACACATGGATTAATTAAGTAAAACAATGATAGACCAAACCTATTAGAATTTACAAAAGCAAACTCTCAATTCAAGTTTTTATCAATATACAAATGAGAACAAAAATATGGCTTTAGGGATAGGTTAATAGGGTGCCACAATATTgattccaaaaaaataaataattaatatgagCACCAAGCTAATCAGAGACAGACATAGACCACCATAGAGAAGCACTGATGAGTTTGTTGATCATCCAAGATAATTTCTCGAGCATAAGGTAGCTTAAACGCGCTAAGAAAATTTGAGGTGAGGTTGAAACCCCATCAAATCTAGAATGAATGCCAGTTCCAAAATCCTCTCTCCCTAAACTAGTACCCATATTAAAAGCTTAAAAGACATTAGAGCTTACAGCAAAAAATGAGGTCCAGAACATCAAACAAGAAACACAGAACCTATATGCCTGGAATTTTATATAAGCTGTTCCCATGCCTTCCAATTGAGGGCAAGAGCAATGAATTTATGCAAGTAAAATGGGCATTTTATGAAAGGGATTGTACCAATGTAAGGATCAGGATGGCGCCACTTATTGTAAGTGGCTTCGGCATTCGCTATGAGTCTATCAACGGTGTCAGGATCTTCCTGTAAATCCACACcaatcaaacaatcaaaccatCAATCAAAAGGGTACCTTAATTCATCAGCAAAGCAATCAAAAGGGTACATTTATTCAATAACTGAAAATGCAGCCAagctaaaaaattcaaattttgaaactaaatgtgaaaaattcaaaagaaatcgaatcgaaacaaaaacaataacaacaaaaattGGGGAAACTGAATAAAAGGGAAGAGACCAACCACATATTTGTTGGTTTCGAACCTCTCACGGAGGGCATCAgcctgaaaaaacaaaaataatcagAAAGCGATTGAAATCGAATGTATGCAATGGTTGATGGATGGTTGTGATTGAATAATGAAGATTGTAAAAGGGGGCGCAGCGAGTACATCTGGGTAGAAGAGGTGGCGGTGAACGGCCCAGTTGAGAGTGTCTCTGAGGGCTCGCCTGTAGAGGATCCGAACCTTCTCC is from Malus sylvestris chromosome 5, drMalSylv7.2, whole genome shotgun sequence and encodes:
- the LOC126624683 gene encoding NADH dehydrogenase [ubiquinone] 1 beta subcomplex subunit 9-like encodes the protein MSGVSTAAYVARRAAQKEKVRILYRRALRDTLNWAVHRHLFYPDADALRERFETNKYVEDPDTVDRLIANAEATYNKWRHPDPYIVPWAPGGSKFHRNPTPPAGIEIVYDYGKEDND
- the LOC126624684 gene encoding 30S ribosomal protein S31, mitochondrial-like; this encodes MAMMMQWCGAAARRVLMAEQRALFTTSSSSSLAAAAIAKANVLGAPMLCGRGDKKTKKGKRFKGSFGNARPKKEKRIERIKDKVEVPRSTPWPLPFKLI
- the LOC126624682 gene encoding uncharacterized protein LOC126624682, which encodes MEEEGIRAFGWKPSGDAKTLCATLFSVLTSLVMVLLFLWTIWSESGVADTPGIKRESNNWAFCVGVLTIVLGFLFLAAGLPLLANLVMKLSEQLQKRQEESRKPQAQAGKLKTICIVSRIVVSIIAMVMLAWAIKTGFRLATEPRREGKYYPLASPVGVVTIMFGFTYSIIGLCIIAELAVELTKQLQTTENNENVNQQVRKINVKCSV